The sequence below is a genomic window from Wyeomyia smithii strain HCP4-BCI-WySm-NY-G18 chromosome 1, ASM2978416v1, whole genome shotgun sequence.
actttcattccgacgttacatcttggttttagttttcgcggaatgtatctcgatatagtgcggttagacgtagtcctacgtcaaaagaaacagaagaaaaacaagtttaaaaaaggttaaaaaagcCTTTAGAAAACGGATAAAGCAAATATGGTAACCCGAACTAACTTAAAATGCTTAAGAACGGTcctgaaatgcaaaaaaatactaataaaatgatcttaaatatgGTTCAAATCAATAAATTCATTCTATGAAAAGGAAGAGGTCGAgaagaaatttatttaaattcagCTAATTTGTTGAACAATGGAAGCGTGATGGtcaagacaaaagacaaaacttATTCCATTAATTGAGCTTAGTTGAAAGTGCCCCAGATATCTCCGGTAACGaaagaaatggttaaaaaacgAAATAGAATTTAGAAGCCAAATTTATCACAAATACAGCCGACAACGACTCGAAAACCAGCACAGATTTTTTATTGCAGgccaatattttatttttgcagATTTCCATTTTTTGTAAGAATGTGGCCATGTAAACATTATCATTAAAGCACCCCCCCCCAACCCTACCGTGGACAAGCGTGAACATTTGCGTACCCCCTATCTCCCCCCCTATGTTGTCCACTTGGAATGTGGACAGCTCCccacatttttctcaaaatctttcAACTGGTCCCAATTGTAATTGGACtataacttttaattttaataactTTTAATTATTGCAGTAACCCATATTGCGATTATTATTGcaattatacataaaaatatctgaatatgtcGAAtagcttgtttattttattagaTAAAgtataacaattttttgcaaaaaaaattgcatttttggatggtGATAACTTTGTAGGAGGTTTAACAATTCGAAAAAATATAGGAAAAACAATTCGAAAAAATGGGAACATATGGGAACGAATTTGGCTCATAAGTCACAAGGCTCATAATATGAAAGAGATGGAAACATAAACTTTTCGGCAATATTTATAGTTTTGAGATCACCTCAAACTTTTCTAGAGACACTATGGGTTTATCTCAATCTAATGGAAAAGTAATTTTTCTGTTTAatttttaggtggattgatcaccctttTATCAATATCAAAGGCGCATTGGTTAATAGCTTAAAGATTCTACGAACATTATGACAATAGTTACCATTTCAATCACTACCTAATTATTCGAACGGAAACGGCAAAACAAAACACTGTGTAATGGTTGAGTTTCCAACATAAACTATATCCAGAATAATGTTATTTTACACAGAGTTGTGCAAAAGCACTGAAATATCGAATCTAAATAGAAAGTCAATTCACCccgacatttttttcaaatgaaatgttatatgatgataaaacCGGGTGAAagatgtgataaaatcggggtaAGAAACCATCTGGgcgtgatataatcgggtgaatACCGTATCGTTAAACGTTGATTCGCAAActatattcaaaataaaatacgttttaaaaatatggtATAATGGAAGAATTATCAACAATTTCCATTCGAAAACGAAACAGTACGAGAAGTTATCACAACCGCACTTATATGTATAATTTGGGAGgtcaaattaaaatataatttcaaaatattgtcaTGAAATTCAAATGAGCTTCGAACATCAAGCTAATCTCATCAATTAAAGTTCCAATTCTATTCTcagggaccatacttaaatgacgtagcatttatggggggaggggggatatcatcgttttgtgacaagcttgacaaggggggagggggggttctagtaaaatcgacgtagcatttttttgatgactgatttttttttgcaggaaaaatgtatactaaaaatacactaaaacattgcacaaagtattgcagcgagatctgtcgaaatgtttttatctgtggcatttTGAGATCATCTAAAAGttctgctacataaacaatcacttggatttccaaacacacaatctgttttgaatacaGATTAGAAATCTtagaaatcatgaaaaaaaatgctacgtcattcaaGTATGTTCCCTCAACAGTTaattaaaatgaaaaagaaGGTGATTTTTGAATACAAATTATTATGAGCGCTCATCAATCCGGACCATAAAGATTAAACTTTTTCTCGtctaaaatataacaaaatattgttttgatATGCCTTGAAATGAGGTTTCCCTTTTCCTTGTGTTAAGCAGATGATCAGATGCTCGTATGGGAAACACTTATCTGTTCTTACTTCATTCCCGAAGCATAAGGCATTCCAGTCTCCTTAGACTGAATGATGCACATCCGGTCGCGGTAAAAAAATTTGAACTTGGGTTTATTCTATTTTCTAATGTGACATTTTGGGCTCTTGTTGAGAAAATTTCTCACCACTGTCTTTCCCCTGTTAATCCTTTTTGTTTAAGCCGACATCCTTTCATTCGTGAATCAATCTCCGCTCAGTTTcgtttacttacttactttcctggtgaaCCATCTCTCGggatttcacctgcgtcacaatgttacgaaaaTGTCCTCGGTCCTTAGCAGCTTGTCTCTAGTTTTTTGAGGGTCCCACACTTccaagatcttgctccacttgaTCTAACCACCAAGCTCGTTGTGCacctctacgtcttgtaccggTTGGATTCGAGATGAACACCAAtcaccatggaacggggtgaaattgatcaatttgtataacaatttccaattaactagcttcatgtacatttttcccgaaatagtataattttaaaacaagtactggtatgtgctccaataaacctctatggctattggtaaaatttttatcttctacttcatgaaataaattcgataaaactataaggtactatgaggtaaattggagtgaaattgatcaccattgaaatccatacattcttttggcagtgtgctttttttcgatatgctaaacataaatgatgatttctgtactgaaaaatatcatttacagctagtttggaaacgaaaataactaaatttcaggttgaaatttgtttattttggtttacgagctgcttgttgctaaatttgctcttatttgatcgttcGTATCGtattagaccgatttcaattcggtttgttgcaaaagctcaaaaactagctctgaaattaaaatctctgtggtttcctgcgaattcatcagtatttctttaatggtatggaatgatcattgttgaaaattacattttttgagcttttatcaaactttactcgcttctccaaatttaacgtaattaaccctcaactatgattattttaagtaaattcaatttttttttttgttattttgttagagcaatatcttttgattagtattttttatcacgaattttcaggtgatcaatttcaccccactgatcaatttcaccccattccacggtacattACAACATGTCCCGCCCATTGTAGCCTTCCAGATTTCGCGATTTTCTGGAcactgggttcgccgtagagttgcgccagctcgtgTTTCATCCTTCACCTCCATACaccatcctcacatactccgcTGAAGATAGTTCTAAGCACACTTCGTTCGAAATCGGCCAGTGCTtgcattgtccatgtctcgtgcccgtagaggactactggtcatacaagcgtcttgtacatggtgcacttggtacgggggcgaAGTTTACCAGACTTCAACGTCTTGTGAAGTctgtagtaggcacgacttccagctacaatacgtctgcggatttctctactgcagttgttgttTGACGTTTCTGAAGATCCGAGGTATACAAATTCGTCAATCACCTCGAACTCGTCTCCGTCAATTATtacgctactgcctatgcgagcCCTATCGCACTCGGTTCCTGCTGCTAGTAGATACTTGGTCTTTGACGTAATCACTTTCAATgcaaccttttctgcttcacgtttcagtttggtgtactgttcagcaaccaCCTGGAACGCCCttccgacaaggtccacgtcgtcagcgaagcagatgaactggctggatttattgaagattGTGCCACGCATGTTAAAAATCGGAAGTTTCATCACACCtacaagcgcaatgttgaacaggaggcaagaaagaccgtcgccttgtcgaagtcccccgcgtgtttcaaacgggcttgataacgcacccgaaatcttcacacagcactgtacatcatccatcgtggccttgatcagtcttgttagttttgcagggaaaccattttcgtccatgatttttcatagctctacacggtcgatagtatCGTAAGCGGCCTTGAAATCGATGACGTAGGGACGTAGGGACTTggtattcgcgacacttttggAAGATCTGCCGCAGCGTGAAGATTTGGTCTGTTGTCGATCGCTCAcccacaaaaccggcttgataacttccAACAAACCTCCCTACTAGCGGCGAGAGACGGCGAAAGACGATCTGGGAGGCTGcgtaggctgcgttgagaatcgtgatcgctcgatagttctcacattccaacttgtcgcccttcttgtacattgggcatattactccctcctttcactcctccggtagctgttttgTATCacagatcctgactatcagctggtGCAGACAAGAAGCCAACCCATCCGAGCCCAGTTTAGTAAGCTGCCCCTGCTGCGATACCACCTTTTCCAGCTCCAGCTTTCCTGCTCCGTTTCCTCACACTACATCTCTTCCAGGCGGCGCTTCTTGTCCCAGGTGGGTCTACTGTCTTCGCTTCAGTTTTTATTGCATCACGTTTCAACGGGTCCCTTGCTGCATCATCAATGCCTGCGCTGCActcttctcgtctagaatcgtCTGACACTCCTCGTCGAACTTGCCGTTGCGTCGATTCTTCTCGACGAACCCTATGGCACCTTCCGCTGCGCTGTTAATGGCTGCTTTTACATTACTCCAGCAAGGCGAAGACAATTAGTCGAAGGCCGTTTTCGTTCGTTAGCCGGTGAGCGCTGAACTTCCCAATAACCGGTCTaaattcctcctcctggcctaCGTGTGCGTTAAGATCTCCGACAACGATTTTGACGTCATGTTCTAGGCAGCTATCGTATGcacgctccagctgcgcgtaaaaGGCGTCCTTATCATCGCCTTTACTTCCTAGGTGAGGGCTATGCACGTTAATTATGCTCACAttgaagaaacggcctctaATCCTAAACTTTAACATTCTGTTGTCGATTGACCACCACCCAATCACGCGCTTCTGCATTTCACCCATCAAAATAAAAGCTGTGTCCACCTcgtgtgtgttgccgcagctctggtagatggtataACCATCTTTGTACGTATGTACCGATactcccttccagcatacctcctgcagcgctacaatgTCGAACTTGCGGACCCTCAATAAGTCGGAAAGAATGCGGGTACTTCCCAAAAAAATAAGGAACTTGCAGCTCCATGATCCGAGTTTTCAATTGATAGTCCGTTttctatgccgattgttccggttcgaaTTTACATTGTTTGCATCCGGTACTGATGATTTTTATGGCTGGCTTGTAAAGCCTGCACCAActccctgtctcgccggaggaatATCGTGTAagcactgtttagagtcccacgctgacaccaggacgtcgATCAGCCGCCCCTAtcatggagaacagacgctgctttgagccgcaccatcttggtgaacagacgataaggttggcgaagcatttcctctaccggcGGAATATAGTAAGCGTACCAatggtcgcgtcgcaccttctcacttagctattgccggatggacaacattgcccaggctacGCTAACTAGCTGTGTCCATGTCTCAGCTGGCAGTCTATTGTAATCATgtgactcgtggaggcgtgagataggaacttgtgaggaccggagctaagtaggacgctccttccaggttgtcaactcaccatttgaagccccAGTTTCGTTTAAATGCATTTATTCGTAACCGAGTTTCAAACTCAAATTCGCCACTCCAATGTTGCTTGTGGAATATTCATTCTTAAAAACAACGGATCTCATAACAGGTTTCCATGATACGAATAggataatttttaaaatgtcaGATGTGCTTTCAAGTATTTTGCGCTAtgatttcaataatattatagcAAATTATTATTGAAACGCTAACACTGATTCAAGTAATATTATCAGTACACAATTAGTCATTAGGAAATTAAAGCAGTTAGCAGGATTTATCTACTATAGCGGTTCTTAACCCACAAAAAATCAGTACATgaaggtcttttttacgcgggctacttttctccattactcaaaaatggcacaagatatcgacctcatttcaatcacgttccCGTGTCAAGCCAAAAGTAATCATTATTCAATCactagattgaccactatcacaTTCAAACGATGCTTAAACATTTCATGAcggttttttcgttttatttataactcaaaaatttcttttttttacgcggtcctatataaatttggaacgcatcccccgcgtaaaagaaCACTTTAGTGTAATTCTAATCTTACTCTCAAAACAGGAAAGCATGAATCTTGAATTAggctaccacaacatgattCACCACTattctctcccactctgcaatAACAAAGCAAGCAGCTCTCCGAGTGCaatatttttaccttttacGAGTGTTGAGATGGCAGTAAAATCATTTTCTCCATACACATTTCAGACATTGTAAAAGCGGTGTTCACAAATCATTTCTAAACTACTCTTCTAATCTTCATCTTTTTATTTATGTACTGACTTTCCCCGCAGAATATTGCTTCAGACTGTGTGAAGCAAAAAGTTTGCCTATGTTTCAACCCACAGTAATTAGCAAATAAAATTTGGAATATACCACTTCGGCTTCAGAATACCAAGTATATTAATCATCGCCGAAAGTCTCACTCGTATTCTAATGTCGGTAGGATTCAAATTAAACACTTCTTGAAAGAGCGAATTTCGCACCTAATACGGTGATATATGGCGCACTTtcttttgtatttgtatttgccGCCTTCTATTATCAGTTATGGTTAATTCTCAGAATAATCAACATACCATTATTTTATTCAACAGAATTTACTTTATCACCTTCATCTATAGTAGCATTCTCGAAAACCGTATGTGTGCGGTGGGCATCCAGCGTAATCAAATCTAGTCGCCTTCTGATCATAATCATAGACGATTTCAACGCATAATTCATCCCGTGAAACGTATTCCAGTTCATGCCAGCACCAAACTCGGTAGTATTTCCTCGCAGGAATTTCCCATTTAGGTTGCTGCTGAATCACGAAATGAAGAAAGAAAAATTAGGAAACAATTTAAAACGGCTCAAGAGTTGCTTACCTTGAATGGCACGCTTTATACCACCAAGCGCCGTGATACTTGACGGCACAGTTTTCCTTCTCATTTGTATCATGATCCTGGTCGAAAGTAGTAAAATAGCCATTTATGGTGTAGTTCATCGAGTCTCCCGCTGTTCCGTAGTACCCatcgattttatttattttataattttcataCTCTCCAGCTACCTCAAAATTTTCATACCGGGCGTATTTCCATACACCTTCCCAGTCTTCCAGAACTATAACTAACTCGTGCGGGGCGGAGTAAGTCAATCGGTGGATTCGGTCAAGCCCCAGCCAGAACTCACCACCATCCATTTTACCGAATCCTCGTTTGTACTCTTGAAAATCGCGATAAAAGTTTACTGTTCCATTGAAACGATTTTGAATCACTGTCCAACCACCAGCCatgaaagtttgattacaaaacACTTTCATTGGCTCCCGGAAATCTACATCCGGGTGAATGATGTACACACCAGATTTACTAGTCTCTGGCAGCTGGTCGCAGTACTCGTAGATTGGTTCATCCATCATCATCGATTGCATAGTTTCCACCATCATCTGAACTTTTTCTTCAGTCATCGGCTCTGCTGGGGCTGGGACAAATCTCAATTTCACCAATGCATTCTCTATGTAGCTTCTCGTCGGCAGCCGTTGCTGAACGCTTAGCACATCTCTGACATCCTTCTGTAAGGCTGTCAAATTGTATTCGATCAACTTTACATGGTGCTCCACAAAACTGCTAGAAAGTTCGGTTTGACCGGCCACCCAAGCCAGCTTCTCCATCACCTGGCCCAAattagaaacttcatttgcaatCGTGTGCACCGTATTCTGAAGGGCAAATTCTGTCTTCACAAGGCGTAAATCCAACGCATCTAATTTCGCCATAATCATCTCAAACTCGGTGCTGTTTATGATATGAACTGGAGGTGCCAATGTCGTTGTTTCCGTTTGTACGACCGGTTGCAACAGGCGACATTGTATCCTTCGTCTAGAGGACACCATGCCGATGAATGTTCCAGGAAATAACACCAGCAGCACTATGAGCTTCATCGTTTTGCGGGACTCCACCGTCTAGTCACAGCTTCGAACCAAACCAAACTGACCCAGAGGTCAAGTTAAAGCCTTTAATACTTCGACTGGAGTGCTGGTCGAGTAAAAAACCGAAGGCTCCCATTTGCCACCGAATTTGGAGACTCCTCCCAAACGAACCACAACCCGTCTTTTTGGTAATTGTCATCCGTTGTTGGGGTGTGTTAGATTttaaaaactaacaaaaataatgaaaaaaattaattgtacAAACAGAACAAGAAATATTcggagagtttttttttgaaaaaaaataaaattgaataatagTTTGTTCCTTTCGTCCAATCATAAGTTAAATAGAACTTTTGACTCACCCTATAATATAGTCTAACGTGAGCACTCAAGTGGGAACTGACCCTATTTTCACCGCGAGTCGACGAACTAAAGATTGAACTGTGTTGGGACGGAATAACGGTTATGTTCGCATCAGTTTTGCGGCAAGCATAAATTTTGGCCAGATGAACAGTGGCCAGACTAGGGCAGATTCAGAGTCGGCAACCCACTTTCATCCCGAATGCTTTCATTCAAAACGGCCAGAATACTCGAAGCATGGCGATGCAAATTAACCGTTCATTGGTTCGGGATTAGACAGCTGCGGTAGGTATGTTGCGTATGCTCTACAATATCGTTTGGAGTTTTAAAATTGCTTACAAACATTCTCTTCATCAATAACTAGACTTgagtgaaatttgaaaaaaaattttgcagaagcacttttcaacataaaaaaaattcaagactTCTGAAGGATTCTTTAATCACCAAACGGGACATGGAATATTCTGTTTTGTTTCTTTCATTTCCGAGAGAATATACAGAATATACAACAAATCTGAAACAATAATTATAAAAACATTAGGAATGGAAAACGCAGCAAAATTATTCATTTGACTATGTTCGACAAAGTTCCTAATACGACGTAAGACGACTAGAGTTCGCAATCTCGGGAACGATTATTCGGGAAATACCTTtccttttaacaaaaaaaaaagacaaatatttgcttcattCAACGTCGTTTTTTGTTGGTGGTTTCTATACCGAGCGAAtatttattgcaattttttctTCGTTCATACTGAAATACATTATGAGCAAAATAAAATGAATGGATTTCAGTGAGTcacttgaaataaaattttccggAATGTTCACAACGCAAGCTAATCCTTAAAGTTATCAGGAAAAGTAAAACTGATATGTTTTCGATGAAGTGAAGGATTCTTGAATCGTCAAAAGTAAATAAACCCAACTTTCAAGCCATTTTTCGTGTAACTTT
It includes:
- the LOC129717528 gene encoding microfibril-associated glycoprotein 4-like isoform X1 — its product is MKLIVLLVLFPGTFIGMVSSRRRIQCRLLQPVVQTETTTLAPPVHIINSTEFEMIMAKLDALDLRLVKTEFALQNTVHTIANEVSNLGQVMEKLAWVAGQTELSSSFVEHHVKLIEYNLTALQKDVRDVLSVQQRLPTRSYIENALVKLRFVPAPAEPMTEEKVQMMVETMQSMMMDEPIYEYCDQLPETSKSGVYIIHPDVDFREPMKVFCNQTFMAGGWTVIQNRFNGTVNFYRDFQEYKRGFGKMDGGEFWLGLDRIHRLTYSAPHELVIVLEDWEGVWKYARYENFEVAGEYENYKINKIDGYYGTAGDSMNYTINGYFTTFDQDHDTNEKENCAVKYHGAWWYKACHSSSNLNGKFLRGNTTEFGAGMNWNTFHGMNYALKSSMIMIRRRLDLITLDAHRTHTVFENATIDEGDKVNSVE
- the LOC129717528 gene encoding microfibril-associated glycoprotein 4-like isoform X2; this translates as MKLIVLLVLFPGTFIGMVSSRRRIQCRLLQPVVQTETTTLAPPVHIINSTEFEMIMAKLDALDLRLVKTEFALQNTVHTIANEVSNLGQVMEKLAWVAGQTELSSSFVEHHVKLIEYNLTALQKDVRDVLSVQQRLPTRSYIENALVKLRFVPAPAEPMTEEKVQMMVETMQSMMMDEPIYEYCDQLPETSKSGVYIIHPDVDFREPMKVFCNQTFMAGGWTVIQNRFNGTVNFYRDFQEYKRGFGKMDGGEFWLGLDRIHRLTYSAPHELVIVLEDWEGVWKYARYENFEVAGEYENYKINKIDGYYGTAGDSMNYTINGYFTTFDQDHDTNEKENCAVKYHGAWWYKACHSSNLNGKFLRGNTTEFGAGMNWNTFHGMNYALKSSMIMIRRRLDLITLDAHRTHTVFENATIDEGDKVNSVE